The DNA segment agttgattctgttcagcaAGTTAAGCAAATTCAAAAAGCACCATACATGTTTTTTGTTgaagagcaaaaaataaaaggaggtagagtgtgtctgtgagcaGAGGAAAACACCCCAACAACTATTAAGTTTTATATACCTGTGCAGTGTAAGTCTTTCTCACGTTCCCAGATGTTATCCAGCACTCTGAACTGCTCTTTCCCGGTCCAGACGAAGATTTCTTCAGACTCCTGCTTCACTACAACCTGCACTACATCCTGACTGGTGCAGacttcctcctgttcctctttaatctgtggaAGTTCTGGACCATCCTCATTCAGACCAAAGTTCCCCTCCTGTTTATAGACCTCTGGGTCATTCAgactctcctcttcctcacacttCATATTGCTGTAGGGGATCTTAAAGGATAAGGGGACATAACAAGAAGGTTACTAATACTGTATGATGACAGGAAGGCACATCTGAGCAAATATATTCTAGCAAGCCTGTACACTGTGAGCATGTTGCTCACATATGTGAGTGAAATTTAGAGTGTACCAATGGGACAAATGTTTAAGAGCACCTCTGTGAGTGATTCGAGTTATGACACTTTTATTGACAAAGTTCAGAGTGCACCACATTCAGGTGGCTGCTGCCAGATTCATTTAAGCCAGTTTGATTTTCACTGTTGCATgttcaaataaaacaacagtgactacatgaattaaaatttatatttacattaaagCAAATGGTAACAATTTTTCAACCAttattgaaaaataataataataggacAGCAGTAAAACAATACATAAGAACAGATGGTAACACAATGTAACTTGATACAGGGTTCTTGAAAAGTA comes from the Oreochromis aureus strain Israel breed Guangdong linkage group 18, ZZ_aureus, whole genome shotgun sequence genome and includes:
- the LOC116309821 gene encoding uncharacterized protein LOC116309821 isoform X3, producing MKCEEEESLNDPEVYKQEGNFGLNEDGPELPQIKEEQEEVCTSQDVVQVVVKQESEEIFVWTGKEQFRVLDNIWEREKDLHCTDPDPVTPNLLMMGRPDPSLPQTLYISSVLH